The genomic interval GTTATTAATTAAAAAAGCAATGTAGTCTTTTAACTTTTTTCCGAATTCCTTTACTTAACTAATACTTATCTTTGCTCAAAATATTTCTTTTAATGAGAGCAAAAACACCTAACGAATCTTTAGCAGTTTTAACCGACTTAGTTTTACCTGGAGAAACAAACTATTTAGATAATCTTTTTGGTGGCGAATTACTAGCTAGAATGGATAGAGCTTGTAGTATCGCAGCTAGAAGACATTCAAGAAGAATTGTAGTTACTGCATCAGTAAATCATGTTGCTTTTAATAAAACCGTTCCAGTTGGAAGTGTGGTGACTATTGAAGCAAAGGTTTCCAGAGCTTTTAATTCTTCTATGGAAATTTATGTGGATGTTTGGATTGAAGACAGACAGTCTGGCGAAAAAACTAAGGTAAATGAAGGTATTTATACTTTTGTTGCTGTAGATGAAACTGGGAAACCTATTAAGATTGCTCAAGTAAATCCAGAAACCGATCTAGAAAAAGAACGATATGAAGGAGCTTTAAGAAGAAAACAATTAAGTTTAATTTTAGCAGGTAAACTAAATCCTAACGAAGCTACTGAATTAAAAGCTCTCTTTAATTAAATGAATAACTATGGACTTTGATTTAAATAATTATAAAATAATTCAAACATTAATTGTAATTCTTTCTACCGTTCTAGTTCGATTTATCATTCTTTTTTCTCTAAAGA from Lutibacter sp. Hel_I_33_5 carries:
- a CDS encoding acyl-CoA thioesterase, yielding MRAKTPNESLAVLTDLVLPGETNYLDNLFGGELLARMDRACSIAARRHSRRIVVTASVNHVAFNKTVPVGSVVTIEAKVSRAFNSSMEIYVDVWIEDRQSGEKTKVNEGIYTFVAVDETGKPIKIAQVNPETDLEKERYEGALRRKQLSLILAGKLNPNEATELKALFN